ATACCGGGAGTCGAACCCGGGTCTCCACGGTGAGAGCGTGGTGTGATAGCCGTTACACTATATCGGAATATAAAACGTTGTTATGCTTTCAGGGATTATTTGCAATAGCCACCGTTATAACCGACACACGTGCAATGATTTCTTACCTCATTAGTTGACGCAGGTGGCAAGTACGATGGCCGTAACACCATGTAGGACTTGTTGGTGTAAAACTTGCTAATCTATCAGATGAAACATCTGTTTTATAGCGCTCTTATTTTTAATGTTGTATTACGGGACTGTTTTGTTGGATCCAGACACCACGTTATATATCCGAAAGTTGAACTTTGTATATTTTCTCATGCGTTATTTCCTTCCTAAAGAGGAAATTATCTCCTTTCCAAAATGAGTCCATTTGTCGCAATCCTCGTTATCCTGCTTCACTTTCTCTGCTTCTCCGGTAGGAAGAGGAATACTTTGCGTCCTGGACAAACTCACTTCGGATTGAATattcattttttgatttacaTTGAATTGCAACTTAGAGATATTAACAAGTTGTTTAAAGTAGCACCTTGATTATTATAGGGTTATTTACTTTTGAGTtcattcaagaagaaaccagCTAAGGGAATTTGAACGTATGTGCCGTGTACTAGCAGTGGTTACTTATTTGGAATAGCACTTTTGGGATTACGATGAAAGAGATaacaaaataaaaccaGCACGAGGTCTGATATCGAGGATTATACAAGAATAAGATAGATATATGAATCAGGAAGAGGTTCTAATGTTAATTTATTGATAGTGATGACAAATGAAACAACACCAGTTATACTGAAACAACATTTACCAGAGATATTTTGTGGACGGATTGATAATTTTCTCTCCAACATTGTATTGATCATCGTACTATGGCATCAGGATTAAAAGTGTACTGAATAATGCAGCTTTTTGTTATTTGGTGATATAGCCCAATGGAACTGCCAGCAAATATTTCTTAGGAAACCAGATTCTATAATTTGGGTGAATTTGCTGGAAAGTAAggattcattcaaattgacAAGCTATCTATCAGAAAAATTCTCTCGTCATTAGTCGGACTTGCGACAAATTTACTAAGTGATGTGCTACTTCTCACTACACCCCTCTTCATAAAGAATCAATTTTTTACTAACAATACCGAACTTAACGTTCCCTTTTCCGCAGAAATATGCCTCCAAAACAACAATTGTCCAAAGCCGCTAAGGCCGCCGCTGCCATGGCTGGTGGTAAGAagtccaagaagaagtggTCTAAGAAGTCCCACAAGGACAAGGCTAAGCACGCTGTTGTCTTGGACCAAGATAAATTCGACAGAATTATGAAGGAAGCTCCAACCTACAGATACGTTTCCGTCTCTGTGTTGGTTGACAGATTCAAGTTGGGTGGTTCCTTGGCCAGAGTTGCTTTGAGACACTTGGAAAACGAAGGCATCATCAAGCCAGTTTCCAAGCACTCCAAGCAAGCCATCTACACCAGAGCTACCGCTTCTGAATAAATGCAATAAAAGTCATATACTCTATTCATATATAACTTTTGTAACTACGGCAAATATTTTCTCGATTTAAAGTCCAATACTATCAGATTATTTCGTTACATATTGATGAGGCATGCTTTTGGTAGACATAGCACAAGTTACCTTAGACTTCTTTCCGTCTTCAAAGTCAGCCCTAACAGTGCTAACTGGACTGATTTCCTGTCATTTTCTACTTGTTAATTTCTGTTTTGTGAAAATTTTAATATGGTTAAAGAcgaaaatcaaaaaaatatcatatATAACAGGACCACTTCAAAGATGGTGAATGTTTAATAAAATATTACTGCTGTATCCTCTTTTGCTATTAGTTTTAATGCCTTTCCTCGGCTAATATGCCAGTGTTACTCATACTCTGCAGTGAATATGACATCGAAGGTTTTAAATTCTGAGACCAGAATTGGGGTACAATAATGTATATTGTATTTGAGAAAGAGTTTTCAGCTCTAAAATGCAACACATGCTGACTTAACCAACTGTTATGGAAAACCACTACCGATTCTAAATGAttataaaaacaaaatatttATAACTGAGGAAGTATATGCAGGACATATTGTTATTTAGGAATTCTTCGTTTATGATCAGGATCGTTTTGTTTTCCAGTTACAGTTTTGATTAAATCTAGCATGCGATGTTTTCAACGCAAACAATATTGTCCCTCTCCCGAGTCATTGTCCATAGCAGCCGGTATTTATAATACAGGGCATACTTGGATGTCATTTGTTTCCTATGAGCTCATAGGGACCAACAAAAATTAAAGGTGAACAAATCAAATTTAACTGGGGTTTTCAAGGTTTGTGTACTTGATGAACGCTTTCCACAGCTTTTTAAGATCCGGCGATGATTTCTTCGGAAATATGTGCCTGGATAACATCATGCATCACCATCTGATACGTATACTGAAGTTAGATTCTATGTCTAACTTCCTGCAATGcaaaccaaagaaaaataacaaaaaaattgaatttgattATCATTTCTACGTTTTTGTTGGTTGAGATACTACCTAATCATAACTGACTccatttcttgaattcaattACTTCTACTTCTGATTGAATTGCTTATTGTGATGAATCCTAAATTATCAGTTCTGCTTCTGAACCAAAAATTACAGGAAGATAACTAATTTACCAAGCTCAATAAATCTGAAATAAGCATGAAGTCTGGAGTAAGAATATCTAATATTATAATCTTAATTGTGTTTAAGTTAAGCATACAACTTTTGCTTGTTTTATTCACTTATACACTAACGTTTATTAATAAAAACGTCTTATACTTGAAATATAGAAAGGCTCACACAAAtgaatgttgaaaagaatggtATACTTGAAACGTTAAATTGagcttcttttcttccaattcatgtatcaattttgaatctCTGTAAAGCCTGTTCTCTTTCCTTCATTCTGTTGTATAGGAAGCCCTTAATGAAATTccatttctctttctgACTTTCAGGAACCTTCTTGTCAACTTTTAAcaacaatttcaataaagttGCTTGCGTGTAAGGAGAGAAGTTTAATCTCAACCAGAAGATAGCAATTGTGAATAGTAGAACAAACCCTGAAATCGCTTCCTTGAAAAGCAATGTGTTGACTGCTAAAGTTAAAATAACAATCAATTCAGAATATGCCATCAAATGTAAAAGCTTGGCGTTCTTCAAAGTGATCTCAGAAATTTCGGTATTTTTAACCTCGTCCTTCTTCGAAATATGTAAATAACTCACAATCATCAATGGGAATAGTTTGAACGATGATCTTCTACTGACCATCCAAAGGCTAGCCATCATAATGCCTTGGGAATTCTCTGAGCTTAACAAGTCATAAAATGAGGGTGAAGTATTAGACCATTTTTGATAGTCAGTAACACCATAAGACATGAAAACACCGAGCAATGACCCTTGATAGCATAAATTTGGGTACCAACTGATCAAATATTGGCTCCAAGTGCTATTCTTCCAGGTGACCTTGTGAACGTTACGCTTTGCTAACAAAAACAGAGTCTTCCATGATCTTCTCTTGTAAACAGTTAAATTGTGTTTGAAAGCATACAAAACATATAATGCTCCTAAAACTAGAGTCAAATAATGACCAACAATCCAAATTGCCCTTTGCTTGGCTTTG
The genomic region above belongs to Kluyveromyces lactis strain NRRL Y-1140 chromosome B complete sequence and contains:
- a CDS encoding uncharacterized protein (similar to uniprot|P53217 Saccharomyces cerevisiae YGR026W Protein of unknown function green fluorescent protein (GFP)-fusion protein localizes to the cell periphery), with protein sequence MKVIRKKDSKVDIKAKQRAIWIVGHYLTLVLGALYVLYAFKHNLTVYKRRSWKTLFLLAKRNVHKVTWKNSTWSQYLISWYPNLCYQGSLLGVFMSYGVTDYQKWSNTSPSFYDLLSSENSQGIMMASLWMVSRRSSFKLFPLMIVSYLHISKKDEVKNTEISEITLKNAKLLHLMAYSELIVILTLAVNTLLFKEAISGFVLLFTIAIFWLRLNFSPYTQATLLKLLLKVDKKVPESQKEKWNFIKGFLYNRMKEREQALQRFKIDT
- the RPS25A gene encoding 40S ribosomal protein eS25 (similar to uniprot|Q3E792 Saccharomyces cerevisiae YGR027C) yields the protein MPPKQQLSKAAKAAAAMAGGKKSKKKWSKKSHKDKAKHAVVLDQDKFDRIMKEAPTYRYVSVSVLVDRFKLGGSLARVALRHLENEGIIKPVSKHSKQAIYTRATASE